From Pyrenophora tritici-repentis strain M4 chromosome 1, whole genome shotgun sequence, the proteins below share one genomic window:
- a CDS encoding SIR2, NAD-dependent protein deacetylase, SIR2 family — MASSAPRSSVVPLEQLQSFQEHLNKSTRILALLGAGLSASSGLPTFRGAGGMWRTHDATSLATPQAFERDPGLVWQFYSYRRHMALKAKPNPAHYALAELARKREEFITLSQNVDGLSPRAQHPIDKLKLLHGSLFDVKCSDFFCKYVERNNYTDPIVPALAIPSDDSDPTTTSALAARELDISDINVAIPELDYSHLPHCPACKTGLLRPGVVWFGEALPKDVMKDVDDFIDDDRNVDLIMVIGTSAKVYPAAGYVDEARMKGARVAVINMDPEDIPAGGLYDKDWFFQGDAARIVPELLKSVIGEIDIEKMGDAAEGS; from the exons ATGGCCTCCTCGGCCCCCAGATCCAGCGTGGTCCCGCTCGAGCAGCTACAGAGCTTCCAGGAACACCTGAATAAGTCTACGCGCATTCTTGCCCTACTCGGCGCGGGATTGTCCGCTTCATCAGGACTGCCAACGTTTAGAGGAGCCGGAGGAATGTGGCGGACACATGACGCGACATCGCTGGCGACACCACAGGCCTTTGAGCGAGACCCCGGCCTAGTGTGGCAATTCTACAGCTACCGACGGCATATGGCGCTCAAGGCCAAGCCGAATCCTGCGCATTATGCGCTTGCAGAGCTAGCGAGGAAGAGGGAAGAATTCATCACGCTGAGTCAAAACGTCGATG GACTATCGCCCCGCGCCCAACATCCCATTGATAAGCTCAAACTCCTCCATGGCTCACTTTTCGACGTAAAGTGCTCCGACTTCTTCTGCAAGTACGTCGAGCGAAACAACTACACCGATCCCATCGTGCCTGCCCTCGCCATTCCCAGCGATGACTCAGATCCGACGACGACCTCTGCCCTCGCAGCTCGCGAACTAGACATTTCAGACATCAATGTCGCTATTCCTGAGCTCGACTACTCGCATCTGCCACACTGCCCTGCCTGCAAAACTGGCTTGTTGCGCCCCGGCGTCGTTTGGTTCGGAGAGGCTCTGCCAAAGGATGTCATGAAGGATGTGGATGATTTTATTGACGACGACCGAAATGTCGACCTCATCATGGTTATCGGTACAAGTGCAAAGGTATATCCTGCAGCTGGCTATGTGGACGAAGCGCGCATGAAGGGGGCGCGTGTGGCTGTCATCAACATGGACCCTGAAGACATTCCCGCCGGCGGTTTGTACGATAAAGACTGGTTTTTTCAGGGTGATGCCGCGCGAATTGTGCCTGAGCTACTGAAGAGTGTTATTGGTGAGATCGATATCGAGAAGATGGGGGATGCCGCTGAGGGCTCATGA
- a CDS encoding UBN2 multi-domain protein, translated as MGSDDRYDKEPKIPKLTKENHEKWFRNNKLKLKGKGIFYTIEVTKHAYAWIARHGAGTSTSTANTSQDPAGTVNPTEQASVLGLTSDFERLGGTWNAEKAKEYDKDEAKALFYITNSLLDDDDALADEYETASALWTALKVKYSKTDQLTANNIMTKLQNFTWKDEKDVDYTWAKLKEYRRKIIAAKPAAKGLYNDEALLQIMLRALPESYGSVIDYLDVQTSLTVDEKIAALRTKELRLNDTAEHANVAFPKYRHPNDHRSSDSSMRDRPRSTSPELGPSTGCLHCKGEHWARDCKYKGEIQEFGRKLREKDERAERRAAKSKRPSRNENKKRSDKPVKPTVKTTSRRKHGYAAKNQDSDSGTDNGSSGTDSETSHESTSVETECTQHCHISAEQASKSTPANWIADTGASSHMTDKRNLFRGPLKRTPLTTIQVGGGFLHSTQRGTVMMKALDGTTGLLRKVLYVPKLGVNLIAARRLCREGLQGIFDDKNMYFKDKSRIAVQAAQKDGLYIVSHIASKYSGKAFIAGKTRTDSNDQSTAEESQETQPETQSDQDPDESEEDKSTKKDRRNYRLMHRRFAHYGPAMLRNLYKVTTIEKIKVPPAHRRFCDPCLKGKMRNKMNKILAEHKKEVLALVSLDLAGPFPTSLRGNNYLMQIICNHSRKNWSIPLKTKDQAILELRRWKAKVELQTGKKVKACRSDNAPELKLVINQWETEDGVQADYTVIASSNQNGPVERSIQTAEHAMRAMLDDAQLPIEFWDEAAEADAYIRNRLPTGPLVEGKPTSPEQVFSGKRPGVDHVRVWGSKCYTYLNPKTLPAKGRLDKLVHRGRAGVFMGYSETTDKQFKVYSPDLGYTHRVSVIQTNEKVPGGKIDLNLRVKSGPMGTSNELIPRKARGRPKKNLNQLTKPDALDVDIELPPSSPPLPPPSSPPPSPPSPPPPSPPTPAPAHPSPTITPPAPTVEDESEEMEVDEVTNPVAAEPSARYHFRTRTQKRKRDTFDDMEDEHRQAKIVKAMLAVLRESRADEDPTTEIPTSTHHHEESAHETIVKAFYTVIVSGNLDVTGRAELSGKAFAATEVKGIRIPQTYKQAISDPENALKWKEAIEEEIRTLGANLVTTKWVFTVKLKVDGTIERFKARLVARGFSQQHGIDYTETFAPTVRMDTLRLFLATVAKQGMECWQWDIKNAFTESYLKEDIYLTTPAGVKVKKGNVLKVLRSLYGLKQAGRDWNLLLKGFLTEIGFTQSLADPCLFTHKGRGISLLVYVDDIAAAAKLTSDLAWFDEMLLTRFNSKNLGEIRKILGVRVTRDRANKAIYLDQQQYLETVLDKYGITSAKYKSKKIPAADYEHLKPATPEDARIDSTQYSQIIGSLMYAMVFTRPDIAFVLGRLAQYMRDPVEMHGTALKNLMRYLRSTVKQKIRFGPGGDHQNEFGIYTDADWASDKTDRKSMSGGVGMFYGGPFSWAAKKQKSVATSSAESEYISQAMYAKQGQWAAQVLRDLGLHQYVNENGITVQMYGDNQGAIALVKNPHLHERSKHIDICYHFIRDLAEQKKLQISYIPTDEMVADGMTKPLQRVAFERFKKMLGVIDEGH; from the exons ATGGGCAGCGACGACAGATACGATAAGGAGCCTAAGATCCCAAAGCTGACGAAGGAGAATCACGAGAAATGGTTCCGCAATAACAAACTGAAGCTGAAGGGAAAGGGAATCTTCTACACTATCGAAGTCACGAAGCACGCGTACGCCTGGATTGCACGACATGGAGCTGGCACCTCCACATCAACTGCCAACACCTCTCAAGACCCGGCCGGCACTGTCAACCCTACAGAACAAGCAAGCGTCCTAGGCCTGACAAGCGACTTCGAACGACTGGGAGGTACATGGAACGCTGAAAAGGCAAAGGAATACGACAAGGATGAGGCTAAGGCACTGTTCTACATCACAAACAGTCTCcttgatgatgacgacgctCTCGCAGACGAGTACGAGACTGCATCTGCCCTCTGGACCGCACTGAAGGTCAAGTACTCAAAGACTGATCAGTTGACAGCCAACAACATCATGACCAAGCTTCAGAACTTCACCTGGAAAGACGAGAAGGATGTCGACTACACGTGGGCAAAGCTAAAAGAATACCGCCGCAAGATTATTGCAGCTAAGCCTGCTGCCAAGGGACTCTACAATGATGAGGCACTTCTCCAGATCATGCTACGCgctcttccagaaagctaCGGATCAGTAATCGACTATCTCGATGTCCAGACCTCTCTCACGGTTGACGAAAAGATTGCTGCACTCCGCACGAAGGAGCTGCGACTGAACGACACGGCTGAGCATGCAAATGTAGCATTCCCGAAGTACCGTCACCCGAATGACCATAGAAGCTCGGACTCCTCGATGCGCGACCGCCCCCGTTCTACATCGCCTGAATTAGGCCCATCCACAGGATGCCTCCATTGTAAGGGAGAACACTGGGCCCGAGACTGCAAATACAAGGGTGAAATTCAGGAATTCGGAAGAAAACTTCGAGAGAAAGACGAAAGAGCTGAGAGACGCGCAGCCAAGTCGAAGAGACCTTCTAGAAATGAGAACAAGAAGCGATCTGACAAACCTGTCAAGCCTACAGTCAAGACAACCTCGAGGCGCAAGCATGGGTACGCAGCCAAGAATCAGGATTCTGACTCTGGAACGGACAATGGCTCCTCAGGCACGGACAGCGAGACCAGCCACGAGTCTACATCCGTGGAAACAGAATGTACGCAACACTGCCATATCTCTGCGGAACAAGCTAGTAAAAGCACACCGGCGAACTGGATTGCTGATACTGGTGCTTCATCACACATGACTGACAAGAGAAACCTGTTTAGAGGACCGCTAAAGCGCACGCCGCTCACCACTATCCAGGTTGGGGGAGGATTTCTTCATTCTACCCAACGTGGTACTGTTATGATGAAGGCACTGGATGGGACAACAGGATTACTCCGAAAGGTTCTCTACGTACCTAAGCTCGGCGTGAATCTAATCGCAGCAAGACGGTTGTGTAGGGAGGGACTTCAAGGCATTTTTGATGACAAGAACATGTATTTTAAGGACAAATCAAGAATCGCAGTACAAGCAGCACAGAAGGACGGTCTGTACATCGTAAGCCACATTGCAAGCAAGTACTCAGGAAAGGCGTTTATTGCAGGCAAGACTCGGACCGACAGCAACGATCAAAGCACTGCGGAGGAAAGTCAGGAGACACAACCCGAGACACAATCCGACCAGGACCCAGACGAATCCGAAGAAGACAAGTCCACGAAGAAAGATCGCCGGAACTACAGGCTAATGCACAGACGGTTTGCTCACTACGGCCCAGCAATGCTACGAAACCTGTATAAGGTAACGACAATTGAAAAGATTAAAGTACCCCCAGCCCACAGGCGCTTCTGTGACCCATGCCTTAAAGGCAAGATGAGGAATAAGATGAACAAAATCCTAGCAGAACACAAAAAGGAGGTACTAGCACTAGTATCTCTTGACTTAGCTGGACCGTTCCCTACATCACTCCGCGGAAATAACTACCTTATGCAAATAATCTGCAACCACTCCCGAAAGAACTGGTCGATACCACTGAAAACCAAGGACCAGGCTATCCTAGAGCTACGCAGATGGAAGGCAAAGGTAGAGCTCCAGACTGGGAAGAAGGTGAAGGCCTGCAGATCAGACAATGCGCCAGAACTAAAGCTTGTGATAAACCAGTGGGAAACTGAAGACGGGGTTCAGGCCGACTACACCGTAATTGCGAGCTCGAATCAAAATGGACCAGTGGAGCGAAGCATCCAGACTGCCGAACACGCAATGAGGGCAATGCTCGATGATGCACAACTTCCTATTGAGTTCTGGGACGAGGCCGCTGAGGCTGACGCCTACATCCGCAATAGACTGCCAACAGGACCGCTGGTCGAGGGAAAACCCACGTCTCCAGAGCAGGTATTCTCAGGGAAACGCCCAGGCGTAGACCACGTACGAGTCTGGGGGAGCAAGTGTTACACCTATCTCAATCCAAAGACGCTGCCAGCGAAAGGGAGATTAGACAAGTTAGTGCACCGTGGTCGAGCAGGCGTCtttatgggatattctgaaACTACAGACAAGCAGTTCAAAGTCTACTCTCCTGACCTTGGATATACGCATAGAGTTAGCGTCATCCAAACTAATGAGAAGGTGCCAGGGGGAAAGATAGACCTGAACTTGAGAGTCAAATCAGGTCCAATGGGCACATCTAATGAGCTCATCCCACGGAAAgccagaggaagaccaaAGAAGAACCTAAATCAACTAACTAAACCCGACGCCCTGGATGTTGATATTGAACTgccgccatcatcgccgccattgccgccgccatcatcgccgccaccatcgccgccatcaccgccgccaccatcgccgccTACGCCAGCACCTGCGCACCCATCACCTACCATCACTCCACCCGCGCCAACAGTAGAGGATGAGAGCGAAGAAATGGAGGTAGACGAAGTTACCAACCCAGTAGCAGCCGAACCATCAGCTAGGTATCACTTCAGGACTCGGACCCAAAAGAGAAAGCGAGATACATTTGACGACATGGAGGATGAACATCGCCAAGCCAAAATTGTCAAAGCTATGCTAGCTGTCCTACGAGAGAGCCGAGCTGACGAAGACCCCACAACTGAAATACCGACATCTACGCACCACCATGAAGAGTCTGCACACGAGACGATTGTTAAAGCCTTCTATACGGTGATTGTAAGTGGAAACCTCGATGTCACGGGACGAGCAGAACTTAGCGGCAAAGCTTTCGCAGCAACAGAAGTTAAAGGCATTAGAATCCCTCAGACCTATAAACAAGCTATAAGCGACCCAGAGAACGCACTGAAGTGGAAAGAGGCAATTGAGGAAGAGATCAGGACTCTT GGTGCAAACCTCGTCACCACAAAATGGGTGTTTACTGTCAAGCTTAAAGTTGATGGTACGATTGAGAGGTTCAAGGCCAGACTTGTTGCTCGAGGGTTCAGTCAACAACACGGGATTGACTACACCGAGACTTTCGCCCCGACAGTACGAATGGACACCTTAAGGTTATTCCTTGCTACTGTTGCCAAACAGGGCATGGAATGCTGGCAGTGGGACATCAAGAACGCATTCACTGAGTCATACTTAAAAGAAGACATCTACCTCACAACACCAGCTGGGGTAAAAGTTAAGAAAGGCAACGTTCTGAAGGTTTTGAGGAGTCTTTACGGACTTAAGCAAGCTGGACGAGATTGGAACCTGCTACTTAAGGGGTTCTTAACTGAGATCGGTTTTACACAGAGCCTTGCAGACCCCTGCCTATTCACGCATAAAGGCAGAGGTATTTCACTACTGGTTTATGTTGACgacattgctgctgccgcGAAACTCACTTCAGACCTAGCCTGGTTCGACGAAATGCTCCTTACGAGATTCAACTccaagaacctgggggagaTTCGAAAGATCCTTGGAGTTAGAGTCACCCGCGATAGAGCTAACAAAGCTATTTACCTCGATCAACAGCAGTACCTAGAGACAGTCCTAGATAAGTATGGTATCACCTCAGCAAAGTACAAGTCAAAGAAGATCCCTGCTGCAGACTACGAACACCTAAAGCCTGCTACTCCTGAAGACGCCAGAATCGACTCCACACAATATTCACAGATTATTGGAAGCTTAATGTACGCAATGGTATTCACGAGACCAGACATTGCCTTTGTACTTGGACGACTAGCCCAGTACATGAGAGACCCTGTAGAGATGCACGGGACTGCGTTAAAGAATCTAATGAGATATCTACGGTCAACAGTAAAGCAGAAGATTCGCTTCGGTCCAGGAGGAGATCACCAAAACGAGTTTGGGATCTACACCGAcgctgactgggcaagcgatAAGACAGACCGGAAGAGCATGTCTGGGGGAGTCGGAATGTTCTATGGAGGACCATTCTCTTGGGCagcaaagaagcagaagtcAGTGGCAACCTCAAGTGCTGAGTCTGAGTACATCTCACAAGCCATGTACGCCAAGCAGGGACAGTGGGCAGCTCAAGTACTCAGAGATCTCGGCCTGCACCAATACGTCAATGAGAACGGTATCACAGTCCAGATGTACGGTGACAATCAGGGAGCGATTGCACTGGTGAAGAATCCGCATCTGCACGAACGTTCTAAGCACATTGACATCTGCTACCACTTCATTAGAGACCTAGCTGAGCAGAAGAAGCTCCAGATTTCTTATATTCCGACTGACGAGATGGTTGCCGACGGAATGACTAAGCCACTGCAGAGAGTTGCTTTCGAAAGGTTTAAGAAGATGCTGGGAGTTATTGATGAAGGGCACTAG
- a CDS encoding PepP, Xaa-Pro aminopeptidase, whose protein sequence is MNSALRLLRPIARVRWRGDSRAWTRTRDARVGITRTYAEIAVPAAELRFGQPLHETHPHLLKAGEVTPGITALEYHQRRAALAKELPPNSVAILAANDLKYASGAVFYKFHQDPDFLYLTGFKEQDALAIIEKHEDGDHTFHLYVRPKDPKVEAWEGPRSGVEAAEDVFNADVSGSIDDLPRLLPEIVNRVQNIYTDLPQNRVSKNLISRYLAGAEPSRTGGIYSVFRESPASIKSLRPLVNELRLIKSDTEIKNMRHAGQHSGRAITDAMRQTFTTEKDLDSFLDYWFKQDSCDGPAYVPVVAGGINANTIHYVSNDMQLNPNHLVLVDAGAQYGGYVTDITRTWPVSGKFSSSQKDLYEVLLAVQRSCISLCRTDSHFSLDKLHHMASHSLAQGLKDLGFDMSSPDAIQTLFPHHVGHYVGLDVHDSPGLSRSRLFEKNMCVTVEPGVYVPDDERWPKWARGIGIRIEDSVCIDDTSPFVLTTEAVKEVVDIEALRGSETKI, encoded by the exons ATGAATTCGGCCTTGCGACTATTGCGGCCAATTGCACGCGTGCGATGGCGTGGTGATAGCAGAGCATGGACGAGGACGCGGGACGCAAGAGTTGGCATCACGAGGACCTACGCTGAGATTGCCGTTCCTGCAGCAGAACTTCGGTTCGGCCAACCACTGCATGAGACGCATCCACATCTCCTCAAGGCTGGGGAAG TTACACCCGGAATTACAGCCCTGGAGTACCACCAACGCCGCGCTGCCCTTGCCAAAGAGTTGCCGCCCAATTCCGTTGCCATACTCGCGGCGAATGACTTGAAATATGCATCAGGTGCCGTCTTCTATAAGTTCCACCAAGACCCAGACTTCCTGTATCTCACAGGGTTCAAAGAGCAGGATGCATTGGCTATCATAGAGAAACATGAGGATGGTGACCATACTTTTCATCTATATGTGCGACCCAAGGATCCCAAAGTGGAAGCATGGGAAGGTCCCAGGTCAGGCGTTGAAGCCGCAGAAGATGTCTTCAATGCAGATGTGAGCGGTAGTATCGACGACCTACCCCGCCTCCTCCCCGAGATAGTAAACCGCGTGCAAAACATCTACACCGACCTTCCCCAAAACCGCGTCTCCAAGAACCTGATTTCCCGCTACCTGGCGGGTGCAGAACCTTCACGCACAGGTGGTATATATAGCGTTTTCCGCGAATCCCCAGCAAGCATCAAGTCCCTACGTCCACTCGTAAACGAACTGCGTCTCATCAAAAGCGACACAGAGATCAAAAACATGCGCCACGCCGGCCAACATTCCGGCCGTGCCATAACGGACGCCATGCGCCAAACCTTCACCACAGAAAAAGACCTCGACTCCTTCCTCGACTACTGGTTCAAGCAAGACTCGTGCGACGGCCCTGCCTACGTGCCCGTCGTAGCTGGCGGCATCAACGCAAACACGATCCACTACGTCTCAAACGACATGCAACTAAACCCCAACCAcctcgtcctcgtcgacgcCGGTGCCCAATATGGCGGCTACGTTACAGACATCACGCGTACATGGCCCGTATCCGGTAAATTTTCCTCGTCGCAAAAAGACTTGTACGAGGTACTCCTGGCTGTACAGCGTAGTTGCATCTCTCTTTGTCGTACGGACTCCCACTTTTCTCTTGATAAATTGCATCACATGGCTTCGCACTCCCTAGCTCAAGGCCTCAAGGATCTGGGGTTTGATATGTCCTCTCCAGACGCTATACAAACACTCTTTCCCCACCACGTCGGTCACTACGTCGGCCTAGACGTACACGATAGCCCCGGCCTCTCCCGAAGCAGACTCTTCGAGAAGAACATGTGTGTGACGGTCGAACCCGGTGTCTACGTCCCAGACGATGAGCGTTGGCCCAAGTGGGCGAGGGGCATAGGCATTAGGATCGAAGACAGTGTTTGTATAGACGATACAAGTCCTTTTGTGCTTACTACCGAAGCCGTCAAGGAAGTTGTGGATATCGAGGCGTTGAGGGGGAGTGAGACCAAGATCTGA
- a CDS encoding Fungal-trans domain containing protein: MVRTWWSLHALESLLSSITGRPNIIPNEDITTPLPSAIPEVQVPGVIATANSRFLDADSNLNLLTQRAISGLYTQRRSPPSWEYIQQTIVSLVADLEKWAAECIPQLNQETWNFTHEQQREMFLLKLQYYRLRILTTRPSLRRIERCYEAGTDDYNSLDQSVADACIQAAQDVASLLAAESNPAALYEKGPWWSIVHNIMQSLAVLMNAIACSTSFRDPSKKSVAAVHQLANWLRVMRETNSLAARAYQVVYSIVKTSDPSVWVDIADAFPDEMTMVVQQPASVPFDPKYLPWPGKEQSSDALFRYELDDFGNYHFHML, encoded by the exons ATGGTCCGTACATGGTGGAGTCTGCACGCGCTAGAGAGTCTGTTGAGTTCGATCACAGGCCGACCGAATATCATACCCAACGAGGATATCACAACCCCTTTGCCCAGCGCCATCCCAGAAGTCCAGGTTCCGGGCGTGATTGCAACCGCCAATTCGAGATTCTTGGATGCAGACTCCAATTTGAACCTGTTGACTCAGCGAGCCATTTCTGGACTCTATACGCAGAGAAGATCCCCGCCATCATGGGAATACATACAACAAACAATCGTGTCATTGGTGGCAGATTTGGAAAAGTGGGCAGCGGAGTGCATTCCTCAACTCAACCAGGAGACGTGGAACTTCACCCACGAGCAACAACGAGAGATGTTCTTGCTCAAACTCCAATACTATAGACTGAGAATTCTCACGACGCGGCCATCGCTCCGTCGTATCGAAAGATGTTACGAGGCTGGGACCGACGATTACAATTCGTTAGACCAGTCGGTTGCGGACGCATGCATTCAGGCAGCACAAGATGTGGCCTCGCTTTTGGCCGCCGAATCCAATCCCGCCGCCCTCTACGAGAAAGGGCCATGGTGGTCGATCGTTCATAACA TCATGCAATCACTCGCCGTCCTCATGAACGCAATTGCCTGTTCTACCAGCTTCCGCGACCCATCCAAAAAGTCGGTAGCAGCAGTGCATCAGCTTGCCAACTGGCTTCGCGTCATGCGCGAAACGAACAGCCTCGCCGCTCGCGCATACCAAGTTGTATACTCTATCGTCAAAACATCAGACCCAAGCGTCTGGGTCGACATCGCAGACGCCTTCCCTGATGAGATGACCATGGTGGTCCAGCAACCCGCCTCAGTCCCGTTCGATCCCAAATATCTGCCATGGCCCGGCAAAGAACAATCTTCCGATGCGCTATTTCGGTACGAGCTAGACGACTTTGGCAACTATCATTTCCACATGCTTTGA
- a CDS encoding Tyrosinase multi-domain protein: MSHHRRQMTTSQKKSYIDAVLCLTTKEAISGINGTVNRFDDHQAVHNKQTPYIHFVGHFILWHRYFVATYEKALRDECGYTGGQPYWDWSLDGDASDPQSTKPTKSPVFDPVTGFGGNGIRVVATPKQNPFNLTSTGGGCVQDGPFVAPNFMVNYPGPPSCLRRDFIPAFLNTWTDPKLVENLLSQPTYETFDHALEGTPTFYKPNLHGSGHFGVGGILGQAGNASNSPAEPLFYLHHGNIDHLYWMWQQKDLETRLSQVGGPVNRDDLSGPNVTLDFEVNMGKLAGSVPLRDLMDTEGGLLCYTY; encoded by the coding sequence ATGTCCCATCATAGGCGCCAGATGACCACCTCCCAAAAGAAAAGCTACATCGACGCCGTTCTCTGCCTCACCACCAAAGAAGCCATATCAGGAATCAATGGTACCGTAAACCGGTTCGACGACCACCAAGCCGTGCACAACAAGCAAACCCCCTACATCCACTTCGTCGGCCACTTCATCCTCTGGCATCGCTACTTCGTCGCGACCTACGAAAAAGCCCTCCGAGATGAATGCGGCTACACGGGCGGCCAACCCTACTGGGACTGGTCCCTCGATGGCGATGCCTCAGACCCCCAATCCACCAAACCCACAAAATCCCCCGTATTCGACCCCGTCACCGGCTTCGGCGGCAACGGCATCAGAGTCGTCGCCACCCCCAAGCAAAACCCCTTCAACCTCACCAGCACAGGTGGCGGCTGCGTACAAGATGGACCCTTTGTAGCCCCCAACTTCATGGTAAACTACCCTGGCCCCCCATCTTGTCTTCGCCGTGACTTCATCCCCGCCTTCCTAAACACATGGACGGATCCCAAACTCGTCGAGAACCTACTTTCCCAACCTACCTACGAAACATTTGACCACGCACTCGAGGGTACACCGACGTTCTACAAGCCGAACCTGCACGGCTCTGGACATTTTGGCGTCGGGGGTATCCTGGGACAGGCGGGCAATGCGTCGAATAGTCCTGCAGAGCCGCTGTTTTATTTGCATCATGGAAATATCGATCATTTGTATTGGATGTGGCAGCAGAAGGATCTCGAGACGAGGCTATCGCAGGTAGGCGGGCCAGTGAACAGGGATGATCTGTCGGGTCCGAATGTTACGTTGGATTTTGAGGTGAATATGGGGAAGTTGGCGGGGAGTGTGCCGTTGAGGGATTTGATGGATACAGAGGGAGGGTTGCTTTGTTATACTTATTAG